The region TCACGCATTCCCATCGACACCATCTCAACGATCCGGAAGGTGTACACCCCCGGCGTCGCCAAGGTCTGCATGCTCATCCACCGGAAGCCGGAGCTGGCGTACGACTACACGGTCATCCCCAACACGGTCGCGATCGTCACCAACGGCACCGCCATCCTCGGACTCGGGGACATCGGGGCCGTCGCCGGCATGCCGGTGATGGAGGGGAAGGCGGCCCTCTTCGACGCGCTGGTGGGGATCAACAGCGTCCCCATCCTCATCCAGTCGAAGGACACCGAGGAGATCATCCGCACGGTCGCCTCCATCGCCCCCACGTTCGGCGCGATCAAGCTCGAGGACATCAAGGCCCCGGAGTGCTTCGAGATCGAGGACCGCCTGGGCGCGATGCTCGACATCCCGGTGATGCACGACGACCAGCACGGCACGGCGGTCGTCGTCCTGGCGGCGCTGCTGAACGCGAGCAAATACGTCGGGATGCAGGTGAAGAACGACACGGTCGGCATGGTGGGGCTGGGAGCCGCCGGGATGGGGATCTCGAAGCTCCTGATGGCCTTCGGGGTCCGCAAGATGCTCGGCGCCGACATCAATCCCGGCGCGCGGGAGATCTTCGCGAAGGAAGGCGGCAAGCCCCTCACGCTCCCGGAGATCATGGCGTCCTCCGACATCGTCATCTGCACGACCGGCGTGCAGGGACTCATCA is a window of bacterium DNA encoding:
- a CDS encoding NAD-dependent malic enzyme gives rise to the protein MQIEKGIDKLVKTVRVMILDKPGFFGKVATAIGAAGGNIGDIKLVGYGLEYNTRDVTIFVDTDAHLDAVLEELGKVEGVIISDIIDPVLELHRGGKISVKSRIPIDTISTIRKVYTPGVAKVCMLIHRKPELAYDYTVIPNTVAIVTNGTAILGLGDIGAVAGMPVMEGKAALFDALVGINSVPILIQSKDTEEIIRTVASIAPTFGAIKLEDIKAPECFEIEDRLGAMLDIPVMHDDQHGTAVVVLAALLNASKYVGMQVKNDTVGMVGLGAAGMGISKLLMAFGVRKMLGADINPGAREIFAKEGGKPLTLPEIMASSDIVICTTGVQGLIKKEMIRKGQVILALSNPRPEISPEEARAAGASFAADGRGVNNALAFPGLFRGALNARARKINNRMKIAAAKVISSSASAGELVPSILDREMHAKVADAVERAAFETGVARHRTEEIEET